A single genomic interval of Vulpes vulpes isolate BD-2025 chromosome 3, VulVul3, whole genome shotgun sequence harbors:
- the KNOP1 gene encoding lysine-rich nucleolar protein 1 isoform X2 has product MITKTHKGDLGLGLPEKKKKKKKVVKEPETQYSVLNSDAYFSEICSTRATSPSKSVVLEQASEMPLLKKKKKKKGHSTLCEECLEPETVLRVGRTGKLSSSRKQALGSSEFQGGEKKKKRKSLRPLAMPPASRVKISPDPKEDEEVTRVGKKPKKHKKEKKTQEATASSPKDPWFCESGDALYTCSVGKDGEEQATSGQKRKQGSPRECNVKMKKKKKIHQKGDTSLGHLECSKSVERSPRKGSKKPVKIEAPEYIPIGHNPKPPAKKKMKSKKKTEQPGIDEPALKRNKKKGKESRVAGESWEEEPDTDLEVVLEKKGNMDEAHIDQVRRKALQEEIDRESGKTEVSEPKKWTGTQFGQWDTAGFENEEQKLKFLKLMGGFKNMSPSFSRPSNTIGRPNMALNKKAADALQQNLQRDYDRAMSWKYKRGAGLGFSSAPDKIFYIDRNASKSIKFED; this is encoded by the exons aTGATCACCAAAACCCACAAAGGAGACCTGGGCCTTGGGCtcccagagaaaaagaagaaaaagaagaaggtggTCAAAGAACCAGAGACTCAATACTCAGTTTTAAACAGTGATGCTTATTTCAGTGAGATCTGTTCCACAAGAGCCACATCCCCTTCGAAGAGTGTGGTTCTAGAGCAGGCATCTGAGATGCCTctactgaagaaaaagaagaaaaaaaagggccACAGCACCCTCTGTGAGGAGTGCCTAGAACCTGAGACTGTGTTACGTGTTGGACGGACAGGGAAGTTGTCCAGCTCCAGGAAGCAGGCTCTTGGTTCATCTGAATTTCAaggtggggagaagaaaaagaagagaaagtcctTACGGCCTCTGGCCATGCCCCCTGCCTCAAGAGTGAAGATCTCCCCAGACCCCAAAGAGGACGAGGAGGTGACCAGAGTTGGCAAGAAACCCAAAAAGcacaagaaggagaaaaagaccCAGGAGGCTACAGCCTCCTCACCCAAGGACCCTTGGTTCTGTGAGTCTGGGGATGCTCTATACACTTGTTCAGTGGGGAAGGATGGCGAGGAGCAGGCAACCTCAGGGCAGAAACGAAAGCAGGGGAGCCCCAGAGAATGCAatgtgaagatgaagaagaaaaagaaaatccaccagAAGGGAGATACTTCTCTAGGGCACCTTGAGTGCTCCAAGTCTGTAGAGAGAAGCCCTAGGAAAGGAAGTAAGAAGCCAGTCAAAATTGAGGCTCCAGAATATATCCCAATAGGACATAACCCCAAACCCcctgcaaagaagaaaatgaagtccaAGAAAAAGACAGAGCAGCCAGGGATTGACGAACCAGCTCtgaagaggaataaaaagaaggggaaagagagcaGAGTAGCAGGAGAATCTTGGGAAGAG gagcctgacacagactTAGAGGTGGTGTTGGAAAAGAAAGGCAACATGGATGAGGCGCACATAGACCAG GTGAGGCGAAAGGCCTTGCAAGAAGAGATCGATCGTGAGTCAGGCAAAACAGAAGTTTCTGAACCAAAGAAGTGGACA GGAACTCAGTTTGGCCAGTGGGATACTGCTGGTTTTGAAAATGAGGAACAGAAATTGAAATTTCTCAAACTTATGGGTGGCTTTAAAAACATGTCCCCTTCATTCAGCCGCCCCTCTAACACAATTGGAAGGCCCAACATGGCTCTCAACAAGAAGGCAGCCGACGCCCTGCAGCAGAACCTGCAGCGGGACTATGACCGGGCCATGAGCTGGAAGTACAAGCGTGGTGCTGGCCTTGGCTTCTCCTCTGCTCCAGACAAAATCTTTTATATTGACAGGAATGCTTCCAAGTCCATCAAGTTTGAAGATTAA
- the KNOP1 gene encoding lysine-rich nucleolar protein 1 isoform X1, whose protein sequence is MNEMITKTHKGDLGLGLPEKKKKKKKVVKEPETQYSVLNSDAYFSEICSTRATSPSKSVVLEQASEMPLLKKKKKKKGHSTLCEECLEPETVLRVGRTGKLSSSRKQALGSSEFQGGEKKKKRKSLRPLAMPPASRVKISPDPKEDEEVTRVGKKPKKHKKEKKTQEATASSPKDPWFCESGDALYTCSVGKDGEEQATSGQKRKQGSPRECNVKMKKKKKIHQKGDTSLGHLECSKSVERSPRKGSKKPVKIEAPEYIPIGHNPKPPAKKKMKSKKKTEQPGIDEPALKRNKKKGKESRVAGESWEEEPDTDLEVVLEKKGNMDEAHIDQVRRKALQEEIDRESGKTEVSEPKKWTGTQFGQWDTAGFENEEQKLKFLKLMGGFKNMSPSFSRPSNTIGRPNMALNKKAADALQQNLQRDYDRAMSWKYKRGAGLGFSSAPDKIFYIDRNASKSIKFED, encoded by the exons aaaTGATCACCAAAACCCACAAAGGAGACCTGGGCCTTGGGCtcccagagaaaaagaagaaaaagaagaaggtggTCAAAGAACCAGAGACTCAATACTCAGTTTTAAACAGTGATGCTTATTTCAGTGAGATCTGTTCCACAAGAGCCACATCCCCTTCGAAGAGTGTGGTTCTAGAGCAGGCATCTGAGATGCCTctactgaagaaaaagaagaaaaaaaagggccACAGCACCCTCTGTGAGGAGTGCCTAGAACCTGAGACTGTGTTACGTGTTGGACGGACAGGGAAGTTGTCCAGCTCCAGGAAGCAGGCTCTTGGTTCATCTGAATTTCAaggtggggagaagaaaaagaagagaaagtcctTACGGCCTCTGGCCATGCCCCCTGCCTCAAGAGTGAAGATCTCCCCAGACCCCAAAGAGGACGAGGAGGTGACCAGAGTTGGCAAGAAACCCAAAAAGcacaagaaggagaaaaagaccCAGGAGGCTACAGCCTCCTCACCCAAGGACCCTTGGTTCTGTGAGTCTGGGGATGCTCTATACACTTGTTCAGTGGGGAAGGATGGCGAGGAGCAGGCAACCTCAGGGCAGAAACGAAAGCAGGGGAGCCCCAGAGAATGCAatgtgaagatgaagaagaaaaagaaaatccaccagAAGGGAGATACTTCTCTAGGGCACCTTGAGTGCTCCAAGTCTGTAGAGAGAAGCCCTAGGAAAGGAAGTAAGAAGCCAGTCAAAATTGAGGCTCCAGAATATATCCCAATAGGACATAACCCCAAACCCcctgcaaagaagaaaatgaagtccaAGAAAAAGACAGAGCAGCCAGGGATTGACGAACCAGCTCtgaagaggaataaaaagaaggggaaagagagcaGAGTAGCAGGAGAATCTTGGGAAGAG gagcctgacacagactTAGAGGTGGTGTTGGAAAAGAAAGGCAACATGGATGAGGCGCACATAGACCAG GTGAGGCGAAAGGCCTTGCAAGAAGAGATCGATCGTGAGTCAGGCAAAACAGAAGTTTCTGAACCAAAGAAGTGGACA GGAACTCAGTTTGGCCAGTGGGATACTGCTGGTTTTGAAAATGAGGAACAGAAATTGAAATTTCTCAAACTTATGGGTGGCTTTAAAAACATGTCCCCTTCATTCAGCCGCCCCTCTAACACAATTGGAAGGCCCAACATGGCTCTCAACAAGAAGGCAGCCGACGCCCTGCAGCAGAACCTGCAGCGGGACTATGACCGGGCCATGAGCTGGAAGTACAAGCGTGGTGCTGGCCTTGGCTTCTCCTCTGCTCCAGACAAAATCTTTTATATTGACAGGAATGCTTCCAAGTCCATCAAGTTTGAAGATTAA